The Glandiceps talaboti chromosome 19, keGlaTala1.1, whole genome shotgun sequence genome contains a region encoding:
- the LOC144450235 gene encoding uncharacterized protein LOC144450235: MSNIFLVVCLHILLIVDGTFQQSTVDRSYNCLDATRKCITRDDQCMYSLVVPRRDGKVCPKVNDALLEIEQLQNEIADLRTKANEVNDLRRELDEIKPLVQNLANCDCGPPATQGSGTRTTTTTTDSSGITAPSSTTCLDVRGAITCSTNGYCSYSRSPFLQVCTNGICECNGEDYSICTCLPRVAGCEIQQNSPGKMALASFESDALTIVYSCTGENSDYEVHVLSNYEGNGHTGFQIHNTGNTTVNIHGSSSDTPIILVLASYEPVNWILNFDDSTVMVTQAILISYYVDESDVTDHGGQVAGVTRGVTGLYCGYGSDLGGCDTVDILKYLQTEYGTVTSFTGTYRADKWELTLLSNYVSETRWTPMTFQYDSSYIDCYGDQYVKQTPYEKGKYVGVVLCSPTRYKIFLSNSLTGEFLNIGDGGGHGQDHCEFVGGTDPATSIDNDFLNAPSVYGFARYSWGQTLEMRNIGEGTGFYYGKWIECDVSIP; encoded by the exons ATGTCCAACATATTCCTGGTAGTGTGTCTCCATATCTTGCTTATCGTTGACGGGACATTTCAACAGAGTACCGTTGATAGATCATACAACTGTTTGGACGCGACTCGAAAATGTATTACCAGAGACGATCAGTGTATGTATTCACTCGTTGTACCGCGACGAGACGGTAAAGTGTGCCCGAAAGTCAACGACGCTTTGTTAGAAATTGAACAACTTCAAAACGAAATTGCCGACCTTCGCACAAAAGCCAACGAAGTGAACGACTTAAGAAGAGAACTGGACGAGATAAAACCATTGGTGCAAAATCTTGCGAACTGCGACTGCGGCCCTCCGGCTACTCAAGGGAGTGGAACAAGAACGACAACGACAACCACGGACAGTTCAG GCATAACGGCTCCATCATCAACGACGTGTTTAGATGTGAGGGGGGCGATAACCTGTTCTACCAACGGTTATTGTTCATACTCACGCAGTCCATTCCTACAAGTTTGTACCAATGGTATTTGTGAATGTAATGGAGAAGACTATTCAATATGTACCTGTTTAC CCCGTGTTGCTGGGTGTGAAATACAACAAAACTCCCCCGGGAAAATGGCATTAGCGTCATTTGAAAGTGATGCCCTCACAATTGTGTACAGTTGTACAGGAGAGAATTCTGACTATGAAGTACACGTACTCTCCAATTACGAGGGTAATGGTCACACTGGCTTTCAAATACACAACACTGGTAACACCACTGTTAACATCCATGGCAGTTCTAGTGATACACCTATCATACTAGTTCTTGCATCCTATGAACCTGTCAATTGGATTCTTAACTTTGACGACTCCACTGTCATGGTAACACAAGCTATATTG ATATCCTATTATGTTGATGAAAGTGACGTAACTGATCATGGTGGTCAAGTGGCAGGGGTCACTAGAGGGGTCACTGGCCTTTATTGTGGTTATGGTAGTGATCTTGGGGGCTGTGATACAGTAGATATTCTTAAATATCTCCAGACAGAGTATGGTACTGTGACGTCATTCACTGGTACTTACAGAGCTGACAAATGGGAACTAACCTTACTGTCAAATTACG tatCAGAAACACGCTGGACACCCATGACTTTCCAATATGATTCCAGCTACATCGATTGCTATGGTGACCAATATGTAAAACAGACCCCTTATGAAAAGGGGAAATATGTTGGAGTAGTTCTGTGTTCGCCTACAAGATATAAGATTTTCCTTAGTAATAGTTTAACTGGTGAATTTCTTAACATCGGCGATGGTGGTGGCCACGGTCAAGATCATTGCGAATTCGTTGGTGGAACTGATCCAGCTACATCGATTGATAACGATTTTTTGAATGCACCTTCAGTTTACG GGTTTGCTCGATATTCCTGGGGACAAACCCTGGAAATGAGAAATATTGGAGAAGGCACAGGTTTCTATTATGGGAAGTGGATCGAATGCGATGTCTCTATACCGTAA